CAAAATTTCTCCCCGATAGATCCTTCTAAAAACCTTCCGCTGATATCCTCGCTAACGCTTGGCGCATCACTTATAAACATTATCTTGGAATCCAATCTTCCACTTCCCACTAAAGCGTTATTTCTGCTCTTGCAAAGCTCGCATAAGTTACAGTTTTTAATCTGCTCTTCAAGCTCTTTTATATCGTTTGAAACATTATTTTTTATATGTAATCCAAAAGATGGATTTATATATCTATACCCAAATGCCTTTAAGTAGTGAAGTTGTCTTAAAATTTCAATTTCGTTTGCATAAATCATTAAAAAATATTATCAAATTGCCAGTTAAAACTAAATAAAATTTTTAAAAGCCTATTTTAGAAAATTTTTATTTTGATTATCTCTTATGAGCTTTATAAATTTTATTCAATGGATTTTAAGTAATTTGTTGTTAAAATCACGACTTTATCATAAAATTTAATAAAAGGAAAAAGTTATGAAAAGGACTTATCAGCCTCATAAAACGCCTAAAAAACGCACTCATGGTTTTCGCCAAAGAATGAAAACAAAGAATGGACGT
The Campylobacter sp. RM16189 genome window above contains:
- the rpmH gene encoding 50S ribosomal protein L34, translated to MKRTYQPHKTPKKRTHGFRQRMKTKNGRKIINARRAKGRRILAA